Proteins from a single region of Apostichopus japonicus isolate 1M-3 chromosome 21, ASM3797524v1, whole genome shotgun sequence:
- the LOC139963004 gene encoding POU domain, class 3, transcription factor 2-A-like produces MEPQLTVHSNSGEFSPSSSHSLSSSSPSSSASSLMVTSSCGSDTHASPSDHYLAMQGQVNVMYQKYGNEFLQQAPASAMNGLSLAHAGGQWAVAGFGAPTASHADGHPAHHGHWSGMSATLLGQDVKPSLQSREDLSPDLHRSNHAQNLNGWSTAGNAHVTMPMSYALSMTTNSNHASLGHNVPTAATHHAMYGAMNGMVGGTHGQYSHQYGMHMNGSPRGGMTGAHHLALSNGPSSVMPEPHEDEAPSSDDLEQFAKNFKQRRIKLGYTQADVGLALGTLYGNVFSQTTICRFEALQLSFKNMCKLKPLLAKWLEEADSTSGSPSCLDKIAAQGRKRKKRTSIEVTIKGALENAFLKQPKPSAQEISSLADSLQLEKEVVRVWFCNRRQKEKRMTPPINGLDGEGDGTSDGTPPQSESMMPSPPASTSPPVKVNSLHSSRGQPLMHSLGSHSQVSCSSADTSPVHCGRGSVSPPVAHSPLNPGLSHHHTTVTLNNGHYNSHHRQHIAVQATQ; encoded by the exons ATGGAGCCCCAATTGACTGTTCACAGTAACAGCGGTGAGTTCAGCCCATCAAGCTCGCACAGTTTATCGTCAAGTTCTCCGTCAAGTTCTGCCTCTTCGCTGATGGTCACATCGAGTTGCGGGAGTGACACCCATGCCTCACCGTCGGATCATTACTTAGCGATGCAAGGGCAAGTTAATGTCATGTATCAGAAATACGGAAATGAATTTCTTCAGCAGGCACCAGCTAGTGCCATGAATGGACTGAGTTTGGCCCACGCAGGCGGACAGTGGGCCGTGGCCGGTTTTGGTGCACCGACTGCTAGCCACGCAGATGGCCACCCGGCACACCATGGACATTGGTCTGGTATGTCGGCGACCCTTCTCGGACAGGATGTTAAACCATCTCTACAATCGAGAGAAGATCTCTCTCCAGATTTACACCGTTCGAATCacgctcaaaatctaaacggatGGAGCACAGCTGGTAACGCTCATGTAACTATGCCTATGTCGTACGCTCTATCAATGACCACGAATTCTAACCATGCATCGCTAGGACATAACGTCCCGACTGCGGCCACCCATCATGCAATGTACGGGGCAATGAACGGCATGGTCGGAGGAACACACGGACAGTATAGCCACCAGTACGGCATGCACATGAACGGAAGTCCCCGGGGTGGCATGACAGGGGCCCACCACCTTGCTCTCTCAAATGGGCCTAGCTCGGTCATGCCAGAACCTCATGAGGATGAGGCACCTTCTTCGGACGATCTAGAACAGTTTGCCAAAAACTTCAAGCAGAGACGAATAAAACTGGGATACACCCAAGCTGACGTTGGGCTTGCGTTGGGAACTCTATATGGAAATGTGTTCAGTCAGACCACCATCTGTAGATTCGAAGCGCTACAGTTGAGCTTCAAGAATATGTGTAAATTGAAGCCACTGCTCGCTAAGTGGTTAGAAGAGGCGGATTCGACTTCGGGATCGCCGTCTTGCTTGGATAAAATCGCAGCCCAAGGCCGGAAACGCAAGAAGCGGACAAGCATAGAAGTGACGATCAAAGGTGCGCTGGAGAATGCATTCCTAAAACAACCGAAGCCGTCAGCGCAGGAGATATCGTCGCTAGCGGACAGCCTTCAATTGGAGAAGGAGGTCGTGAGGGTTTGGTTCTGTAACCGcagacagaaagaaaaaaggatgaCCCCTCCAATTAATGGCCTTGATGGGGAGGGAGATGGTACCTCGGATGGGACGCCACCACAATCGGAAAGTATGATGCCATCGCCACCTGCGTCCACTTCTCCACCCGTGAAGGTTAATTCGCTGCACTCATCACGTGGTCAACCTCTTATGCACAGTTTAGGGTCACACTCACAG GTGTCCTGTTCTAGTGCCGATACATCGCCAGTTCACTGCGGACGGGGTTCGGTATCTCCACCGGTAGCTCATTCACCACTTAATCCCGGTTTATCCCACCATCACACCACCGTCACATTGAATAACGGCCACTACAACTCTCATCACAGACAACATATCGCGGTACAGGCCACGCAGTGA